A genomic stretch from Microcebus murinus isolate Inina chromosome 19, M.murinus_Inina_mat1.0, whole genome shotgun sequence includes:
- the EEF2KMT gene encoding protein-lysine N-methyltransferase EEF2KMT isoform X2, with protein MAPEESAGTELLLRSFERRFLAARALRSFPWQSLEEKLRNSSDSELLLGILRKTVKHPVCVKHPPAVKYARCFLSELIKKHEAAHPEPLDELYEALAEVLTARESTQGHRSYLLPSGDPVTLSESTAFVSHGTTGLVTWDAALYLAEWAIENPAAFTDRTVLELGSGAGLTGLAICKTCRPRAYIFSDCHSRVLEQLRGNILLNGLSLEPDITTTSQSPRVTVAHLDWDVAMVPQLSAFHPDVVIAADVLYCPDVILSLVGVLRRLSTCRSDQRAPDVYIAFTIRNPETCRLFTTELGQAGIRWEAAPPHGRRLFPYEEHSEMAILQLVL; from the exons atGGCGCCCGAGGAGAGCGCGGGGACCGAGCTGCTGCTGCGGAGCTTCGAGCGCCGCTTCCTGGCGGCGCGCGCGCTGCGCTCCTTCCCCTGGCAG AGCCTAGAAGAGAAACTAAGGAACTCTTCAGATTCTGAGCTGCTGCTGGGGATTTTGCGGAAG ACTGTGAAACATCCTGTGTGTGTGAAGCACCCGCCGGCAGTGAAGTACGCCCGGTGCTTTCTCTCTGAGCTCATCAAAAAG CATGAGGCTGCCCACCCAGAGCCTTTGGATGAGCTGTACGAGGCACTGGCAGAGGTCCTGACCGCCCGCGAGTCCACCCAAGGCCACCGGAGCTATCTGCTG CCTTCGGGGGACCCGGTCACGCTCTCTGAGAGCACAGCCTTCGTCTCCCACGGCACCACCGGCCTGGTCACGTGGGACGCCGCCCTCTACCTCGCGGAATGGGCCATAGAGAACCCAGCAGCATTCACTGATAG GACTGTGCTAGAGCTCGGCAGCGGAGCTGGCCTCACGGGCCTGGCCATCTGCAAGACGTGCCGTCCCAGAGCCTACATCTTCAGCGACTGTCACAGCCGTGTCCTTGAGCAGCTCCGAGGGAACATCCTTCTCAACGGCTTGTCGTTAGAGCCAGACATCACCACCACCTCACAGAGCCCCAGGGTGACAGTGGCCCATCTGGACTGGGACGTGGCGATGGTCCCTCAGCTCTCCGCCTTCCACCCAGACGTCGTAATCGCAGCAG ACGTGCTGTACTGCCCAGACGTCATCCTGTCGCTGGTCGGGGTCCTGCGGAGGCTCTCCACTTGCCGGAGCGACCAGCGGGCTCCTGACGTCTACATTGCCTTCACCATCCGCAACCCAGAGACGTGCCGGCTGTTCACCACTGAGCTAG